From the Cryptomeria japonica chromosome 2, Sugi_1.0, whole genome shotgun sequence genome, one window contains:
- the LOC131043864 gene encoding serine carboxypeptidase II-3, giving the protein MKNFIVLAIALAVLVHPSHQLSRYEVLSKFVENRRSGVRSQAKEWVAPSISSEYSWKLNQYAQDGLQENDKITALPGQPEGITFAQYSGYVTVDAEAGRALFYYFAEATEDPSTKPLLLWFNGGPGCSSFGVGAMTELGPFRVQPDGKTLSKNPYAWNQVANTLFLESPAGVGFSYSNTTSDYQNGNDDNTARDAYTFLQIWFERFPQYKNRDFYIAGESYAGFYVPELADTILKNNNSRTSFINLKGVMIGNGIMNDETDGCGYIDYAWSHALISDEDYASQRCTPSGSSYTTHNNTFVSRAESTDGEINPYNIYAPLCPSHPDPIWASSTSVNDTPTTELDEFDPCSPGYVFTYLNTPEVRIALHANVMDLSYAWTECSDVLSYTISATTMFPIYQRMMAAGLRILVYSGDVDAVVPVTGTRYSINALKLPIEEEWYPWMSGELDVGGFSVIYTGLTFATVRGAGHEVPSYQPSRALTMTKSFLADKALPS; this is encoded by the exons ATGAAGAATTTCATAGTTTTAGCGATAGCGCTGGCCGTTCTGGTTCATCCTTCGCATCAGCTGAGTCGGTATGAAGTATTGTCGAAATTCGTAGAGAATAGGAGGTCTGGTGTGAGGAGTCAGGCGAAGGAATGGGTAGCTCCTTCCATTAGCAGTGAATATTCATGGAAGCTCAATCAATACGCCCAAGATGGATTGCAGGAGAATGACAAAATAACCGCTCTGCCTGGCCAGCCAGAAGGAATAACGTTTGCACAGTACTCAGGATATGTGACGGTTGATGCAGAGGCAGGGAGAGCACTTTTCTACTATTTTGCAGAGGCCACCGAAGATCCATCTACAAAGCCTCTGCTCCTCTGGTTCAATGGAG GACCAGGATGCTCATCTTTTGGTGTGGGAGCAATGACAGAATTGGGTCCGTTCCGTGTACAACCAGATGGCAAAACTCTTTCTAAAAATCCATATGCATGGAACCAAG TGGCAAACACCTTGTTTTTGGAATCGCCTGCCGGGGTTGGATTTTCATACTCCAATACCACCTCTGATTATCAAAATGGCAATGATGATAACACTG CTCGAGACGCGTACACGTTTCTTCAAATTTGGTTTGAAAGATTTCCACAGTATAAGAACCGAGATTTCTATATAGCAGGGGAAAGCTACGCTG GGTTCTATGTTCCTGAATTAGCGGACACAATTCTTAAGAATAACAACTCACgtacatcattcatcaatctcaagGGAGTTATG ATTGGAAATGGAATAATGAATGACGAGACAGATGGTTGTGGTTATATCGATTATGCATGGTCACATGCATTGATATCAGATGAAGATTATGCAAGTCAACGTTGCACTCCATCTGGTTCAAGCTATACAACTCACAACAACACATTTGTGTCTCGAGCAGAATCTACGGATGGAGAGATAAATCCCTATAACATATATGCCCCCCTATGTCCTTCCCATCCAGACCCCATTTGGGCATCTTCTACTTCTGTC AATGATACTCCAACAACTGAATTAGATGAATTTGATCCATGTAGTCCTGGTTACGTATTTACCTACCTTAACACTCCGGAAGTGCGAATTGCTCTTCATGCAAATGTAATGGACTTGTCTTATGCATGGACTGAATGCAG TGATGTGCTCTCATACACTATCTCTGCTACTACAATGTTTCCAATATATCAAAGAATGATGGCAGCAGGATTGAGAATATTAGTCTACAG CGGAGATGTGGATGCGGTGGTTCCTGTGACTGGCACGAGATATTCCATTAATGCATTAAAGCTTCCAATAGAGGAAGAATGGTACCCTTGGATGAGTGGAGAGTTAGACGTGGGGGGTTTTAGTGTAATCTACACGGGCTTGACATTTGCAACAGTTAGAGGAGCGGGGCATGAAGTGCCTAGTTATCAACCTTCTAGAGCCTTGACCATGACCAAATCATTTTTGGCTGACAAGGCATTGCCATCATAA